The DNA segment CAGCCAGAGAGACAATAGACAGACTAAACTGCCTTTAGAGGCCAAACTGAGAACAGCTCCAACTGAAAAGAATTTCAGACAATCAATCAACATTCAGCTTCTCCTTTCAGAATTTGTCAAAcagatttttataatttatttttcaatcctcaTGCCAAGAACAAACAATTATCTTTGGCGTACATAGGTAGCACAAATAGTAGAGAAGAACCACAAGATAACACTGTTATGAAGCTCATATCCGATTACCCAGAGCACAAACACATCCGGAAAGAAACGAATAATTCTGGACCTTCCAGCATTATTTTGTGATGCTAGTCTCCTTCAAAGACCCAGGGTGGGCAAGGAATTGAGCTGACCGAAGGATGTGGATGCGATCCTTCTCTTTCTTAGCCGCTCGGCGATGATGAAGGCCAGCTCAAGAGACTGGGAGGCATTGAGCCTGGGGTCACAGTGGGTGTGGTAGCGTGAAGACAGGTCATCGAATGTGACGGTCCGCGATCCACCGATGCACTCTGTCACGTTCTGGCCGGTCATCTCCAGGTGCACACCCCCTGGATGGCTTCCTTCTTGCTCATGGACGTCAAAGAATGCTCGAACCTCAGCCTAAGGAATGGGTAAAACTTTGATTAGTGCTACTGAAAGCAATGAGCACCCAAAATAATGCAGCTACAGCTGTTGAAAATGATCCAAGACACTCTTATTTTATACATCACAGGCCCCACTAACATTGCACATTGAATGAAGATTGGACTCACCAACTACTCTTATGACTTTTCATCAAACTATAAAAAAAGAAAGCAGTTCAGTAGGCAATAGAAAATTGGACTTGATAAGCACTTGACCCTTTAACCCAACTTAATCCCAACTATTATCGCAGAGCAGAGGATGTATTGGAGATTGGCATGACAAAGCAGTTGATCTTTCTCATTTATGTTCAACTTTCAATAAAATGAGTATATCAAGTTTTTGGTGCATCCATTTTATGTGTAGCCCAAGGAACATGAACATTCCTGACTAAAAGGATTGGCATTATCACAAGTGGGGAATAGAATAGAAGGAGATAAAGAAAATATACCAGAATTGAGTCGAAAGGTCGAGTCTTGAGACCACAAGGGGCTTTGATGGTATTCCCGTGCATCGGATCACTGACCCAGGTTACAATATGTCCAGCTCCCCGGACTGCCCGAATCAGATGAGGGAGTTTCACTCTCATCTTATCTGCCCCCATCCTTGCTATAATGGTGATCCTCCCTGGCTTGTTTTGAGGGTTTAAGATATCAATCAGCTTCACAAGCTCCTTGGGGTCCATCTTGTCACTCACCTATATCAATTGAACAATCGATCATGAGCTAGATATGTAAAATATGATCCTGGCATTCAAAAGTTTGAGCTTTTGTAACTCTTTTTTGAGCTTTACTAGTAGCAAAACAATCCAGTTGCCGCACAAGAACATGGATTTTAACTTTCCAACAGATGAATGTTTGACTGGTGTCATCGATCTGAAATGCACTGGAGAGAATGGACTCCTCATCTATAACGAGAAGATCAAATAAATATTATTCTTACCTTGATGCCAAGAGGGTTGGCAACGCCACGAAGAAACTCGACATGAGCACCATCAAGTTGGCGTGTCCGCTCTCCGACCCAGAGGAAATGGGCAGAGCAATCATAGTAGAGGCCAGAGGTAGAGTCCTCACGAGTGAGAGATTGCTCATAGGGGAGGAGCAGGCACTCATGGGAGGTCCAGAACTCAGTGGTGGTCATGATAGGATGGTCCATGGTAAGCCCAGCAGCAGCCATGAACCCCAGGGCCTCGTCCACCCGGTGGGCCAGCTCCTGGTACCTGTTAGTGACATAACAACAACTTCAGCTCCAACCAGACTAAATCCACCAAAGAAGAGTTGGTGATATTATACAATTGATCAGTAGACTTCTCGAAGATTTGTTTTCCGCCCAAAGAAAGTGGAAATAATCAAAGGATTGACCGACTTCTATGTGATAGATGAGAGAAAGATGAACGAAATTGTcatgaaaaagaagaaagcattttatatatataaacgtGAATACATGTCCATTCATTCGATCgatacacacaagaaaaaaaaatgcaatagACAATTCTACATCAAAGTATGCAACAATCAAATTTAACATTTTTGTCTAAATTTCTAATACTCTAAAAAAGGTCCAAGAAGAGAAAAGGTAATAGATGGAATCAACAAAAAGTACATAAAAGATCAAGCTTTATAACAAGGAAAACATAGTAAAAGTTCCTCTGGAATAATTTGTCAAAAGTCCAAATGGGAAGACACTGAAAAAAGGAACAAAGTACAAGCATGTGTATATACATCAAAAATATCAAATCTACAGGAGGCAGCataaccaaagaaaaaaaagCAGATCATAAATCGAACGATTTAGTCAAAATTCGTGAGAAATTTGTTCATATACCAtggaaaattgagatttgtttctCAACAGAACGAGCAAAAATACAGCAGCATAGCCATAAATTGATGAGAAAAAGTGTTCGATGGTCGCGTACCTGTCTCCCTGCTCACTGTGCTCGGTGAAGTCCAGGTTCCACTGCGTGACGCGCTGCATAGCGGCGTAGCCACCTGTGGCGAATGCGCGGAGCAGGTTGAGAGTCGCCGCCGCCTGGCAGTAGGCACGGATCATCCTCTGCGGGTCGGGAATCCGCGACTTCTCGTCGAACGCGTCGCCGTTGATGTTGTCCCCTCTGTAGCTAGGCAGCTTCACCCCATCCTTCTCCTCAAACGGATCCGACCTCGGCTTCGCGAACTGCCCCGCCATTCTCCCCACCTATCGAATGAAATCAAACAAAAACCCCCAGATCGAGATCTTTATTTCAGTCACCAGATCTGGCGAGATCGGAGGCGATCTTAAAGGTAGGATCTTGATGTTACCTTGACGACGGGCATCTGTCCACCAAACATGAGGACGGCGCCCATCTGGAGGAGGATTCGGAAGGTGTCCCGAATGTTGTTGGCGTTGAACTCCTTGAAGCTCTCGGCGCAATCGCCCCCTTGGAGGAGGAACGCCTTGCCGAGCGCGGCGTCGGCGAGGCGCTCCTCTAGGTGGCGGGCCTCGCCGGCGAACACGATCGGGGGGAAGTTCTCGATCGTCCGCAGCACCGAATCCAGCTCCGCCTTGTCCGGGTACTCCGGCTGCTGGAGCGCCTTCTTGGCCTTCCAACTTTCCACCGACCACTTCCCCGGCTTCGCCTCCGCTATCGGCGCCGGTTCCTTGATCTTGATCGGGTTCTTAGCAGGCTCAGCGGCGTGAACAGCGGAGATGGGGCGAGCGAAGGCCCTTCTCCGGCCGGCTCGGACAAGAGACGGTAGGTAAGCCTGGGCGGCATCGGAGGAACAGGGAAGGGGCTGGTGTCGGGGGAGGAGGGAGGTGTTGCTCGCAAGGGCCATGGCTCTACTTCTCTATCCCCGGCTCGAATGAGAGGCTTAGAGAGAGAAGAGTTTAGGTTAGAGCAACACTTCCTAAGGAGCGAGGAAGAGAGCGGTAGATTTATAGCCCGCGAAAGGGCGCGGGGTTGGTGCGAGATGGAGCCGATCAGAAGTCGCAGTAGGGCATTTTGGGAACTTCGCAAAAAGTCTCAATTAACATGAGCTAATTTATAAACTTTAACACATTTACGTCGATTTCTACCTGTTCATTAATTGGAAAATCTTCGCCGGGACCCTATGTAGTTCCAATCACCAGATTGGTAGAATTAGGTAAGCGACCACTGCTCAAGAGTCAGTCTGATCTGTTAATTGACATTCTGCAAAATAATTAAGTAACCTGTTTTGTGACTGGAGATTGAAGCGGGGCCCACGTGATGGTAGGATCATTTAGTGGAAATTTGAAGTCGACTGGAAAAGCTAATCAACTTAAATGACGCATTTGCCCCGGTTAAGAAGCCCAACCATTGGTCATAAAAAAAAGGCCAAAAAACCTAtcctggtaccacccagcatacacGTACCGATTTTGCCGCGACCCCTTCTGTCTCCACTTCGAAAGCGCCGTGGGCCCCAGCGAGCTCGCATAGTGACGGACCGCAAAGCGTTCCGTGGGTGGGTGGAGGCGGCGATGAGGGTAGGTAAGGACACGCGCACAGCACGTGCTGATTGACCGCAAGGTGGGTACGGGTCTGTGTTGGCGTAAGAAAAAGCCACGTTGTCTCCCCCAACGTAGGCGTGGCGTGCTTGCCATGGCACTGAACGGTGGTTGGTGGCTGACCTGACTCGGTGCACCTTGCCGAACACATTCCACCAAGTTGGACCAATCAAAAATAACAATCACATGATAAATCAAACATCCCAAATTATGATTGGAGAGATTTAGAGGATGGTCATCTATACGATTCAGCGAATCAGCCATAATGGTGGGGGAGTCTCAAGTCTTAGTCAAGCTTAACATGGTCTTAATTGAACAACAAAGACTCACTTTGGAGAATTATTAGAAAAATAGACcctgatatgatttttattttaatttcatacaAACACCAAAAAAATCTATGATATATATTGATTTCTTTGttcctaaaaaaataataaaatgaaaataacCCCATGTGTGATGACCAGCCAGCATTAAAGAATGGTGGACCAATTCATGTGGAATCAGGTTTACCAAAGTCCCACCTACCACATATCAACATTATTTCACCTACTGAGTGGTGGATCAACAGCCACATCTAATGACTCTAATGCCTGTCAGGTGTATTTCTATCATTTGTGAACCTATACACAAAATATTGGGTGCGAATTAAATCATGAAATGATATTCTTGAACGTTTTGATGATGGATACACGAAATTGACGTACAACTCATATGCAACAAAATCCCTTCATGTGAATTGCGTGGAGGCAGCTACATAATTGTAGTGCACGTGACGTGTACGAGCTTAAAAGATTCAATCAGTGCATATGGCATACCAATAATGCGTCGACAGTTGAATTATTCATGTGGCCCCTCATGCATGCCACGTGTATCAGAATATTCTCTTCATTTGATCACTTGTTTTTCGTTTTTCCCgttattattttgtttgttgttcGACCATTTATGGAGATGGGTTTTGAAGGTCAAGCCATGGATTTGACCGTCTCCAGAATCTTCAGGGTGACTAAGAACATTAACCTGTAGAGCACAACCATGCCAAGCAAGATGGCAAGATCGATCCACTTGGAGTAGCCCATCTCGACTTGCCAAATGTCTCTCAAGATCTCTTCTCCGGTGACGGTGGGCGGCCCTCTGGCTTGCTCATTGGGAAAGGTCAACCCCAAGAACTCGTTCTTGTAGAACCCCTGGTTGGCGTACTTGTGGAAGGCAACGTAGTACATGGGGTAGCGCCACACCGGGCCGGGCAGGTCGCGGGGCAGCCGGAAGAAGCCCCCGTTGAGCATCATTACCCCTTGGATTCCTGCTCCGGTAATAATGCCCATGAGGAAGTCCGGGACGACGCTCGCCACCATCATCATCAGCCCCTCCACCAGCATCATGCACATGAACAGCACGAGAGCGAAGTAGATGAAGTGGTCCGCCCCCCTCTGCAGGCCGACCAAGTAGTAGGCCATGGCCCCTGGGATCACGGAGATGAGAGCCAAGTACGGGGTGGCGGAGAGCGTGTTCGCAACGGTGAAGGCAGTCACGCCGTAGTGCCCGTTCAGTCTTTCTCTTCCAAAGATCTTGTTTGAATCCCAAAAGAACCAAGTGTGAGCACTGTGATCTCAAGGCTG comes from the Musa acuminata AAA Group cultivar baxijiao chromosome BXJ1-10, Cavendish_Baxijiao_AAA, whole genome shotgun sequence genome and includes:
- the LOC103969141 gene encoding phospho-2-dehydro-3-deoxyheptonate aldolase 1, chloroplastic; its protein translation is MALASNTSLLPRHQPLPCSSDAAQAYLPSLVRAGRRRAFARPISAVHAAEPAKNPIKIKEPAPIAEAKPGKWSVESWKAKKALQQPEYPDKAELDSVLRTIENFPPIVFAGEARHLEERLADAALGKAFLLQGGDCAESFKEFNANNIRDTFRILLQMGAVLMFGGQMPVVKVGRMAGQFAKPRSDPFEEKDGVKLPSYRGDNINGDAFDEKSRIPDPQRMIRAYCQAAATLNLLRAFATGGYAAMQRVTQWNLDFTEHSEQGDRYQELAHRVDEALGFMAAAGLTMDHPIMTTTEFWTSHECLLLPYEQSLTREDSTSGLYYDCSAHFLWVGERTRQLDGAHVEFLRGVANPLGIKVSDKMDPKELVKLIDILNPQNKPGRITIIARMGADKMRVKLPHLIRAVRGAGHIVTWVSDPMHGNTIKAPCGLKTRPFDSILAEVRAFFDVHEQEGSHPGGVHLEMTGQNVTECIGGSRTVTFDDLSSRYHTHCDPRLNASQSLELAFIIAERLRKRRIASTSFGQLNSLPTLGL